The genomic segment CCCGACGAAGAACAACGCTTCCCGGCCGACTTCACACCGCTTCGAGCACCATCGCGTTGGCCAGCCCACCCGCCTCGCACATCGTCTGCAGCCCGTAGCGGGCGCCGCGCTCCCGCATGGCATGCACCAGCGTCGTCGTCAGCCGCGTGCCACTCGCGCCCAGCGGATGCCCCAGAGCGATGGCGCCCCCATGGACGTTGACCTTCGCCGGATCGGCCCCGGTCTCCTGCTGCCAGGCGAGCACGACACTGGCGAACGCCTCGTTGACCTCGAAGAGGTCGATGTCGTCGAGGGCCAGGCCCGCGCGGCGGAGCACCTTCTCGGTGGCCGGGACGACCCCCGTGAGCATCAGCAGCGGATCCGAGCCGGTGACGGCGAAACTGTGCAGCCGGGCCAACGGACGCAGCCCGAGCCGGTCCGCCGTCTCGCCGGAGGCGATGAGCACGGCCGAGGCACCGTCGTTGACGGGGCTCGCGTTGCCCGCGGTCACGTTCCACTCGATCTGCGGGAAGCGCTCGGCGAACCCGGGGTCGTGGTAGGCGGGCCGGAGACCGGCGAGGATCTCGGGCGTGCTGCCGGGCCGGACGCACTCGTCGCGCGTCACCCCGTCCAGCGGCGCGACCTCGGCGTCGAAGAGGCCGCTTTCCCAGGCCTCGGCGGCCTTGTGATGGGACGACACGGCGAAGGCGTCCATCCGCTCACGGCCGAGCGACCACTTCGCGGCGATCAGCTCCGCGCTGATGCCCTGCGGCACGAGCCCCTCGGGGTAGCGCGCGGCGACACCGGGGCCGAACGGGTCCTTGCCGGGCGGCACGTTGGACCACATCGGCACCCGGCTCATCGACTCCACGCCGCAGGCGACGACCAGGTCGTACGCCCCCGACATGACGCCCTGGGCCGCGAAGTGCACGGCCTGCTGAGAGGAACCGCACTGGCGGTCGACCGTGGTCGCGGGCACCGTCTCCGGGAAGCCCGCCGAGAGGACGGCGTAGCGCGTGGTGTTCATGGCCTGCTCGCCGACCTGGTCGACGGTGCCGCCGATGACGTCGTCGACGAGGGCCGGGTCGATGCCCGCACGGTCGACGAGGGTGCGCAGGGTGTGGGCGAGGAGTTCGACGGGGTGGACATGGGCGAGGGCTCCGTTGGGCCTGCCCCTGCCCATCGGGGTGCGTACGGCTTCGACGACGACTGCGTCACGCATGGGCCGGCCTCCAACGAGTACCAGACGAATACCGGTGAGTAGGAAATCCAAACTCACCATAGCCCTGCGAGTTGGAAAAACAAACCCTCCCCTAGACTGGCCGCATGCCCGCCTCCGGAGATCCGCGCCCCTGCTCCATCGCCGACACCCTGGCGATCGTCGGTGAGAAGTACTCCCTCCTGGTCCTGCGCGAGGTCTGCCTCGGCAACGGCCGCTTCGACCGGCTGGTCCGCAACATCGGGGCCCCGCGCGACGTGCTGGCGACCCGCCTGCGGCGCCTGGTGGACGCGGGCGTCCTGGACAAGCACGTCTACAGCGAGCGCCCGCAGCGCTTCGAGTACCGGCCCACGGAGGCGGGTCTCGAACTGGAGCCGGTCCTGATGACGCTCATGGCGTGGGGCGACCGCCATCTCCGGAAGGACGACGAGCGTCCCATGGTGATCGAGCACAGCTGCGGCGACGAACTGGTCCCGACGGTCACCTGCGCGTCCTGCGGCGGCGAGGTGCGCCACGAGGGCCTCACGGCGCACCCGCAGTCCCCCGGCTGGTC from the Streptomyces sp. NBC_00310 genome contains:
- a CDS encoding thiolase family protein — protein: MRDAVVVEAVRTPMGRGRPNGALAHVHPVELLAHTLRTLVDRAGIDPALVDDVIGGTVDQVGEQAMNTTRYAVLSAGFPETVPATTVDRQCGSSQQAVHFAAQGVMSGAYDLVVACGVESMSRVPMWSNVPPGKDPFGPGVAARYPEGLVPQGISAELIAAKWSLGRERMDAFAVSSHHKAAEAWESGLFDAEVAPLDGVTRDECVRPGSTPEILAGLRPAYHDPGFAERFPQIEWNVTAGNASPVNDGASAVLIASGETADRLGLRPLARLHSFAVTGSDPLLMLTGVVPATEKVLRRAGLALDDIDLFEVNEAFASVVLAWQQETGADPAKVNVHGGAIALGHPLGASGTRLTTTLVHAMRERGARYGLQTMCEAGGLANAMVLEAV
- a CDS encoding winged helix-turn-helix transcriptional regulator, encoding MPASGDPRPCSIADTLAIVGEKYSLLVLREVCLGNGRFDRLVRNIGAPRDVLATRLRRLVDAGVLDKHVYSERPQRFEYRPTEAGLELEPVLMTLMAWGDRHLRKDDERPMVIEHSCGDELVPTVTCASCGGEVRHEGLTAHPQSPGWSVSGPTAR